In one Lolium rigidum isolate FL_2022 chromosome 3, APGP_CSIRO_Lrig_0.1, whole genome shotgun sequence genomic region, the following are encoded:
- the LOC124697651 gene encoding IRK-interacting protein-like produces MVSSPSPSPTFTSALSDTKQQHATTTASEKVDQKYAHAATPLHSHGKKTPRRGRSEGGAADTAYVAAVSCSDCRFKQRAVAPASPGAVIRSLFVSLTRRSTPRSSPSTTATSASDGGEQWRLAAADLSRRLDAATRTRDDAVVETARLRHSLAELELKLARLEARVLPTPAAAAAFPVDAFLRAVSTARATVRSLTRALSTHLRSAASPGPSLESYLNRAFHADFELDTDGDVHTADPAGRCEANLAAYHAVAALTWEEVLVRGTKHYSEGLSRFCDAKMSEVVSSLGWARARPWPEPLLQAFFLAAKGVWGVRLLARSVHPPLPVVRVDRGARFDSRFMEDAAAARAGRLEPVSVKMMVAPGFHVYVAGAGVVKCKVVCFYNNGRTGSHRDGGSSANGGVGLGSACSDLNGGVTDAVKNCKSSRVL; encoded by the exons ATGGTGTCGTCTCCGTCCCCTTCACCAACCTTCACCTCCGCG CTGTCCGACACGAAGCAGCAGCACGCCACGACGACGGCCTCGGAGAAGGTGGACCAGAAGTACGCGCACGCCGCGACGCCGCTGCACAGCCACGGCAAGAAGACGCCGCGGCGCGGGCggagcgagggcggcgcggccgacacGGCGTACGTCGCGGCGGTGTCCTGCTCCGACTGCCGCTTCAAGCAGCGCGCCGTGGCGCCGGCGTCGCCGGGGGCCGTCATCCGCTCGCTCTTCGTGTCCCTCACCCGCCGCTCCACCCCGcgctcgtcgccgtcgacgacggcGACCTCGGCCTCGGACGGCGGCGAGCAGTGGCGCCTGGCCGCCGCCGACCTCTCGCGGCGGCTGGACGCGGCCACGCGGACGCGGGACGACGCGGTGGTGGAAACCGCGCGGCTGCGGCACTCGCTGGCGGAGCTGGAGCTGAAGCTCGCGCGGCTGGAGGCGCGCGTGCTCCCCactcccgccgccgcggccgccttcCCCGTGGACGCCTTCCTCCGCGCCGTCTCCACGGCGCGCGCCACCGTGCGGAGCCTCACGCGCGCGCTCTCAACCCACCTTCGAAGCGCCGCCAGCCCCGGCCCCAGCCTCGAGAGCTACCTCAACCGCGCCTTCCACGCCGACTTCGAGCTGGACACCGACGGCGACGTGCACACCGCGGACCCGGCGGGCCGCTGCGAGGCCAACCTGGCGGCCTACCACGCCGTGGCGGCGCTCACCTGGGAGGAGGTGCTCGTGCGCGGCACCAAGCACTACAGCGAGGGGCTCAGCCGGTTCTGCGACGCCAAGATGAGCGAGGTGGTGTCCTCGCTCGGCTGGGCGCGCGCGCGGCCCTGGCCGGAGCCGCTGCTGCAGGCCTTCTTCCTGGCCGCCAAGGGCGTGTGGGGGGTGCGCCTCCTCGCGCGCTCCGTGCACCCGCCGCTCCCCGTCGTGCGCGTCGACCGCGGCGCGCGCTTCGACTCGCGGTTCATggaggacgccgcggccgccCGCGCCGGGCGGCTCGAGCCCGTCAGCGTCAAGATGATGGTGGCGCCGGGGTTCCACGTGtacgtcgccggcgccggcgtggtcAAGTGCAAGGTCGTGTGCTTCTACAACAACGGCCGCACCGGCAGCCACAGGGATGGCGGGAGCAGCGCCAATGGCGGTGTGGGGCTGGGGAGCGCCTGTAGCGATCTGAACGGCGGTGTTACGGATGCAGTGAAGAACTGCAAGAGCAGCAGAGTACTATAG